A DNA window from Ranitomeya imitator isolate aRanImi1 chromosome 2, aRanImi1.pri, whole genome shotgun sequence contains the following coding sequences:
- the LOC138663631 gene encoding oocyte zinc finger protein XlCOF22-like has translation MEIVFPSKSFLKHQNIRTAENRFSCSKCGKCFNQKSDIVRHQRIHTGEKPFSCSYCGKCFNQKSDIVRHQRTHTGEKPFSCSECGKCFTEKSSLFTHQRTHTGEKPFSCSECGKHFNQKSNLVSHRKIHTGKKSFSCSECGKCFTEKSNLMKHQRSHTAETSFSCSECQKCFTKKSNLDAHLRTHTGEKPFSCSECGKCFNQKSNFVKHQRTHTGEKPYSCLECGKCFNQKSDFVIHQRTHTGEKPFSCSECGKCFMTNSSLICHQSSHTGEKPFLNS, from the coding sequence atggaaatagttttcccctcaaagtcttttcttaaacatcaaaaCATTCGCACAgcagagaatagattttcttgttccaagtgtgggaaatgttttaaccagaaatcagatattgttagacaccagagaattcacacaggagagaagcctttttcctgttcatattgtgggaaatgttttaaccagaaatcagatattgttagacaccagaggacccacacaggggagaagcctttttcctgttcagaatgtggaaaatgtttcacaGAGAAATCATCTCTttttacacatcagagaactcacacaggagagaagccattttcatgttcagaatgtgggaaacattttaaccagaaatcaaatcttgttagtcaCCGGAAAATTCACACGgggaagaagtcattttcatgttcagaatgtgggaaatgttttacagagaaatcaaatcttatgaaacatcagagaagtcacacagcagagacgtcattttcatgttcagaatgtcagAAATGTTTTACAAAGAAATCAAATCTTGATGCACACCttcgaactcacacaggggagaagcctttttcatgttcagaatgtgggaaatgttttaaccagaaatcaaattttgttaagcaccaaagaactcacacaggtgagaagccatattcatgtttagaatgtgggaaatgttttaaccagaaatcagattttgttatacaccagagaacccacacaggagagaagccattttcatgttcagaatgtggaaaatgttttatgacGAATTCCTCTCTTATTTGTCACCAGAGCAGTcatacaggggaaaagccttttttaaATTCTTAA